One Pectobacterium colocasium DNA segment encodes these proteins:
- the amiC gene encoding N-acetylmuramoyl-L-alanine amidase AmiC, with protein MSHSNHHLTRRRLLQSAAATWLLSVSGVGIAATTQVVAVRVWPSSAYTRVTLESNNPLKYKQFSLSNPERIVVDIENVHLNSVLKEIASQFQQDNDLLIKEARIGQFDKSTVRLVLELKQQATTKVFTLGPVAEFKHRLVLDLYPAAGRYDNEDDPLLALLEDYNKGDLERTLPAEAPKAGKAGQDRPLIIMLDPGHGGEDPGAIGKNKTREKDIVLQIARRLRKLIDNESNMKAYMTRNEDVFIPLRVRVAKARKQRADLFISIHADAFTNRSARGSSVFALSKKGATSTAAKFLAETQNESDLIGGVSMSGDRYLDHTMFDLVQTVTISDSLKFGQEILSRLGKVNRLHKNSVDQAGFAVLKAPDIPSVLVETAFISNLEEERKLRTSHFQQQIAESIFAGIKAYFASQAER; from the coding sequence ATGTCTCATTCGAATCATCATCTGACTCGACGACGTCTATTACAAAGCGCAGCAGCAACCTGGCTGTTAAGCGTAAGTGGTGTGGGGATAGCGGCGACAACACAGGTCGTTGCCGTGCGTGTCTGGCCGTCTTCCGCCTATACCCGCGTCACGCTGGAATCTAATAACCCGCTGAAATATAAACAGTTTAGTCTCAGTAATCCCGAACGCATCGTGGTGGATATCGAAAATGTTCACCTGAACAGCGTATTGAAGGAAATAGCCAGCCAGTTTCAGCAGGATAACGATCTGCTGATTAAAGAGGCGCGCATCGGTCAATTTGATAAAAGCACGGTGCGTCTGGTGCTGGAGCTTAAACAGCAGGCGACGACTAAAGTTTTTACGCTGGGGCCGGTGGCCGAATTCAAGCACCGACTGGTGCTGGATTTGTATCCTGCGGCAGGGCGCTACGACAACGAAGACGATCCGCTGCTGGCGCTTTTGGAGGATTACAACAAAGGCGATCTGGAGCGCACCCTGCCGGCAGAAGCGCCCAAAGCTGGGAAGGCAGGGCAGGATCGTCCGCTGATTATTATGCTCGACCCTGGTCATGGCGGTGAAGATCCCGGCGCGATTGGCAAGAATAAAACGCGCGAGAAAGACATCGTGCTGCAAATCGCCCGCCGCCTGCGTAAGCTGATCGATAATGAATCCAACATGAAGGCGTATATGACGCGCAATGAAGATGTGTTCATTCCGCTGCGCGTGCGGGTGGCGAAAGCGCGCAAGCAGCGTGCCGATCTGTTCATTTCGATTCATGCGGATGCGTTTACTAATCGATCGGCAAGAGGATCGTCGGTTTTTGCCCTCTCGAAGAAAGGGGCAACCAGTACCGCCGCCAAATTTCTGGCAGAAACTCAGAACGAATCAGATTTGATCGGCGGTGTGAGCATGAGCGGCGATCGCTATCTGGATCACACCATGTTCGATCTGGTGCAAACCGTCACCATCAGCGACAGCCTGAAGTTTGGTCAAGAGATTCTGAGTCGATTGGGCAAAGTGAATCGCCTGCATAAAAACAGCGTCGATCAGGCCGGATTTGCGGTACTGAAAGCGCCGGATATTCCGTCTGTTCTGGTTGAGACGGCATTTATCAGTAATCTGGAAGAAGAACGCAAGCTGCGCACCAGCCATTTCCAGCAGCAAATTGCGGAATCCATTTTTGCAGGAATTAAAGCCTACTTTGCCAGTCAGGCTGAGCGGTAG
- a CDS encoding TetR/AcrR family transcriptional regulator yields the protein MVALLKTKEQSKEKEADIKQRILREAITIFACKGSELTTIREITEATNVNVASVNYYFGSKEGLLRAVLDNVLGPLNDERTRLLDEVEKANQGDELPVAALLDALLRPLVKTARTPDGGRIVVRLLQHLRATPGLEVTALLSAQFDHVAHRFIDAFSRALPELSRAEVIWRYEFARGAAMHVLTDADPRSGRLALLSKGLCDNRDDDRVLSHLLRFVEAGFTAKPLTETSLQS from the coding sequence ATGGTGGCGTTATTGAAAACCAAAGAGCAAAGCAAAGAAAAAGAGGCAGACATTAAACAGCGCATCCTGCGTGAAGCCATCACGATCTTCGCCTGTAAAGGCAGTGAGCTAACGACGATTCGCGAAATAACGGAAGCCACCAACGTGAATGTCGCGTCGGTGAATTATTACTTTGGCTCGAAAGAAGGATTACTGCGTGCCGTACTGGACAACGTTCTCGGCCCGTTAAATGACGAAAGAACGCGTCTGCTGGATGAGGTGGAAAAGGCCAATCAGGGTGATGAACTGCCCGTTGCCGCGCTGCTGGATGCGCTATTGCGCCCGCTGGTTAAAACAGCCCGCACGCCCGACGGCGGACGTATTGTCGTGCGCCTGTTACAGCACCTGCGCGCGACGCCGGGTCTGGAGGTCACTGCCCTGCTTTCGGCGCAGTTCGATCACGTCGCTCACCGTTTTATCGATGCCTTTTCCCGTGCGCTGCCGGAGTTATCGCGCGCAGAGGTGATCTGGCGTTATGAATTTGCCCGTGGTGCCGCCATGCACGTGTTAACCGACGCCGATCCGCGCTCTGGCCGTCTGGCGTTGCTTTCCAAAGGGCTGTGTGACAACCGAGATGACGACCGCGTGCTGTCGCATCTCTTACGTTTTGTCGAGGCGGGTTTTACCGCCAAGCCACTGACTGAGACATCACTTCAGTCCTGA
- a CDS encoding L-talarate/galactarate dehydratase, giving the protein MTISANSAAVSYAKVTNVRTAAESGDRIEWVKLSLAFLPLATPVSDAKVLTGRQKPLTEVAIIFAEIRSRDGFEGVGFSYSKRAGGQGIYAHAKEIADNLLGEDPNDIDKIYTKLLWAGASVGRSGMAVQAISPLDIALWDMKAKRAGLPLSKLLGSHRDSVQCYNTSGGFLHTPLDQVLKNVVISRESGIGGIKLKVGQPNTAEDIRRLTAVREALGDDFPLMVDANQQWDRETAIRMGRKMEAFNLIWIEEPLDAYDVEGHAALTAALDTPIATGEMLTSFREHEQLILGNASDFVQPDAPRVGGISPFLKIMDLAAKHGRKLAPHFAMEVHLHLAAAYPIEPWLEHFEWLNPLFNEQLELRDGRMWVSDRLGLGFTLSEQARKWTALTCEFGKHP; this is encoded by the coding sequence ATGACTATCAGTGCAAATTCAGCGGCGGTTAGCTATGCAAAAGTCACGAACGTCAGAACGGCTGCCGAGTCGGGCGATCGAATTGAATGGGTAAAACTCTCTCTGGCGTTTTTGCCGCTAGCCACGCCGGTTAGCGATGCGAAAGTGCTGACCGGAAGGCAGAAGCCGCTGACCGAAGTGGCGATTATTTTTGCCGAAATCCGCAGTCGTGATGGGTTTGAAGGAGTGGGATTCAGCTACTCCAAGCGGGCGGGTGGACAGGGCATTTATGCCCATGCAAAAGAGATTGCCGATAACCTGCTGGGCGAAGATCCGAACGATATCGATAAGATCTACACCAAGCTGCTGTGGGCTGGGGCATCGGTTGGCCGCAGTGGAATGGCGGTACAGGCGATTTCTCCGCTCGACATCGCGCTGTGGGATATGAAAGCTAAGCGCGCGGGTCTGCCTCTTTCTAAGCTGTTGGGCTCACATCGTGATTCCGTGCAGTGCTACAACACCTCCGGCGGCTTCCTGCATACGCCATTGGATCAGGTATTAAAAAATGTCGTCATCTCCCGTGAAAGCGGTATCGGCGGGATCAAATTGAAAGTCGGGCAGCCGAATACGGCGGAGGATATCCGTCGCCTTACGGCGGTGCGTGAAGCGCTGGGAGATGACTTCCCGCTGATGGTGGATGCCAATCAGCAGTGGGATCGCGAAACGGCGATTCGGATGGGAAGAAAGATGGAAGCCTTTAACCTGATTTGGATTGAAGAGCCGCTGGATGCCTACGATGTGGAAGGCCATGCGGCGCTGACGGCGGCGCTGGATACACCGATTGCCACTGGCGAGATGCTGACCAGCTTCCGCGAGCATGAACAGCTGATTCTTGGGAACGCCAGTGATTTCGTCCAGCCGGATGCGCCGCGCGTGGGCGGGATTTCGCCTTTCCTGAAAATTATGGACTTGGCCGCGAAGCACGGTCGTAAACTGGCACCGCATTTTGCGATGGAAGTGCATTTGCATCTGGCCGCGGCCTATCCGATTGAGCCCTGGCTGGAACACTTCGAGTGGCTGAATCCGCTGTTCAACGAGCAGCTAGAGCTGCGCGATGGGCGCATGTGGGTATCTGACCGTCTGGGGCTTGGATTTACGCTGAGTGAACAAGCGAGGAAGTGGACAGCATTAACATGCGAGTTCGGTAAGCATCCATAA
- a CDS encoding 4-hydroxy-tetrahydrodipicolinate synthase family protein encodes MSREKIEGSFVALITPFNDDGSVDFGAFEALLKFQEDNGTAAVLIMGSTGEVSMLSPDERKAIIRRTAQYSTSKMKLFYGCTGNNTDTTIDYVRYAHDNGADGAIIAAPAYICASESDIESYFLEIADATDLPLGIYNNPPRVKTDLHWTSLLRIFQHPNYVIHKESTTRVGQVAQVLAGNPDVSVMCCDSPNLGLVVPTMSLGGHGTANMTGNIAPAELAEISRPWKNGEDAERFRQAYQHLLPLLHYTYSAINPVAVKSLMKAVGLPAGSLRRPLRGLQGEALDSGIRIVNELGLSSKYGFNS; translated from the coding sequence ATGAGCAGAGAAAAAATTGAAGGGTCATTCGTTGCCCTTATTACGCCTTTTAATGACGATGGCAGCGTGGATTTCGGCGCATTTGAGGCGTTATTAAAATTCCAGGAAGACAACGGCACCGCAGCCGTTTTGATTATGGGCTCAACGGGGGAAGTGTCCATGCTGTCCCCAGATGAGAGAAAGGCGATCATCCGCCGAACCGCGCAATACAGCACCAGCAAAATGAAGCTGTTCTACGGCTGTACCGGTAACAATACCGATACCACCATTGACTATGTTCGCTATGCACATGACAACGGCGCAGACGGTGCCATTATCGCCGCCCCCGCCTATATCTGTGCCAGCGAGAGCGATATCGAAAGCTATTTTCTGGAAATTGCCGACGCGACCGATTTGCCGTTAGGGATTTATAACAATCCGCCACGCGTGAAAACGGATCTGCACTGGACATCGCTGCTGCGTATTTTCCAACACCCGAACTACGTTATTCATAAAGAATCCACCACCCGCGTAGGTCAGGTCGCACAGGTTCTGGCAGGGAACCCTGATGTTTCGGTGATGTGCTGCGACTCGCCCAATCTGGGTCTGGTGGTGCCAACAATGTCGTTGGGAGGGCATGGGACGGCCAACATGACCGGCAATATTGCCCCAGCAGAACTGGCTGAAATTTCTCGTCCGTGGAAAAATGGTGAGGATGCAGAGCGCTTCCGTCAGGCCTATCAACATTTGCTGCCGCTGTTGCATTACACCTATTCCGCAATCAACCCGGTAGCGGTGAAATCATTGATGAAGGCGGTAGGTTTACCGGCAGGCAGCCTGCGCCGTCCACTGCGGGGTTTGCAGGGCGAAGCGTTGGATTCAGGTATTCGTATCGTGAACGAATTAGGGCTGAGCAGCAAATACGGCTTTAACAGCTGA
- a CDS encoding ABC transporter ATP-binding protein produces the protein MKPLVDIQDLHVNFPGHQAVRGLNLTINAGETLALVGESGCGKSATALSLMRLVAEPGTISGRILFDGQDLLTLPDRQMRQLRGNALSMIFQEPMTSLNPVLSIGQQISETLRLHEALTPAQARTRAIELLDLVKIPEPARRVDDYPHNLSGGQRQRVMIAMAVACRPRLLIADEPTTALDVTIQAQILALLDNLRREFSMSLLLITHDLGLVAQWADRVAVMYAGQKVEEAQAADLFQSSTHHFSPKHSYTRGLLATSLHMDQDRHYRTHRLAEIHHAPTDEGFTLLTPPSLIHRATDTNQPPLLSLKNIHTRYSTAQGKVLAVDDVSLTILPGETLGLVGESGCGKSTLSKTILRLLPPSHGQIVFDGQDITTLKESRLKALRQRVQMIFQDPYASLNPRHSIQHILETPLIVHGLGDRSQRQQAIKNIIDRVGLPQSSLSRYPHEFSGGQRQRIGIARALVVRPSLVICDEPVSALDVSIQAQILNLLVELKNEMGLSLLFISHDLAVVRYIADRVMVMQNGRCVESGDHHSIWHQPQHPYTRKLIDAVPGGGQRDALVPPQPMSRQAHG, from the coding sequence ATGAAGCCGCTGGTCGATATTCAAGATTTACACGTCAATTTTCCTGGTCATCAAGCCGTTCGAGGGCTAAACCTGACGATTAATGCCGGAGAAACGCTGGCGCTGGTCGGCGAATCCGGCTGCGGTAAATCCGCGACGGCGCTGTCCCTGATGCGGCTGGTCGCCGAACCGGGAACAATCAGCGGCCGCATCCTGTTTGATGGACAGGATCTGCTGACCCTGCCAGACCGGCAGATGCGCCAGCTGCGTGGCAATGCGCTGTCGATGATTTTTCAGGAACCGATGACCTCGCTCAATCCAGTACTTTCCATCGGGCAGCAAATTAGCGAAACGCTGCGATTGCATGAAGCGCTGACGCCTGCACAGGCACGGACGCGCGCCATCGAATTGCTGGATCTGGTCAAGATCCCAGAACCCGCCCGCCGGGTGGATGACTATCCACATAACCTTTCTGGCGGACAGCGTCAGCGCGTCATGATCGCCATGGCGGTGGCGTGCCGGCCGCGTCTGCTGATTGCCGATGAGCCGACCACGGCGCTGGACGTTACCATTCAGGCACAGATTCTGGCGCTGCTGGATAACCTGCGGCGTGAATTCTCGATGAGCCTGCTGCTGATTACCCACGACCTTGGGCTGGTGGCGCAATGGGCCGACCGCGTGGCGGTGATGTATGCCGGACAAAAGGTAGAAGAAGCACAAGCGGCTGACCTGTTTCAGTCATCCACACACCACTTCTCCCCCAAACACAGCTATACGCGCGGGCTGTTAGCGACATCGCTACATATGGATCAGGACAGGCACTACCGTACCCATCGGCTGGCGGAAATCCATCATGCGCCAACGGACGAAGGTTTTACGCTGCTGACGCCGCCCAGCTTGATTCACCGTGCCACCGATACAAACCAGCCGCCGCTGCTCTCGCTGAAAAATATTCATACCCGCTATTCAACAGCACAGGGCAAAGTGCTGGCCGTTGACGATGTGTCACTGACTATTTTACCCGGAGAAACCCTCGGTCTGGTGGGCGAATCCGGCTGTGGTAAATCCACACTGTCCAAAACCATTCTGCGCCTGCTACCGCCTTCGCACGGGCAGATCGTGTTCGATGGGCAAGACATCACCACGCTAAAAGAATCACGGCTGAAAGCGTTACGTCAGCGGGTGCAGATGATCTTTCAGGATCCGTACGCTTCGCTGAATCCACGCCACAGCATTCAGCATATTCTTGAAACGCCGCTGATCGTACATGGCCTTGGCGATCGTTCTCAGCGACAGCAGGCAATCAAAAATATCATCGATCGTGTCGGTCTGCCGCAAAGCAGCCTAAGCCGCTATCCCCATGAATTTTCCGGCGGACAGCGCCAGCGTATCGGCATTGCCCGTGCACTGGTGGTACGCCCTTCACTGGTGATTTGCGACGAACCGGTGTCCGCACTCGATGTGTCTATTCAGGCACAGATCCTCAATCTGTTGGTTGAGTTAAAAAACGAAATGGGCCTGTCGCTACTGTTTATTTCCCACGATCTCGCCGTGGTGCGTTATATCGCCGATCGGGTCATGGTCATGCAAAACGGACGCTGTGTGGAAAGTGGCGATCACCACAGCATCTGGCATCAGCCACAACACCCGTACACCCGCAAGCTGATCGATGCCGTCCCAGGCGGCGGGCAGCGTGATGCGCTTGTGCCTCCACAGCCGATGAGTAGACAGGCGCATGGATAA
- the argA gene encoding amino-acid N-acetyltransferase, whose product MQRGLAVKERSTELVQGFRHSVPYINAHRGKTFVIMLGGEAIEHANFSSIVNDIGLLHSLGIKLVVVYGARPQIDANLTTHHYEPHYHKNTRITDSATLELVKQAAGMLQLDITARLSMSLNNTPLQGAHINVVSGNFIIAQPLGVDDGVDYCHSGRIRRIDEEAVHRQLNSGAIVLLGPVAVSVTGESFNLTSEEVATQLAIKLKAEKMIGFCSSQGVTNEEGSIISELFPDDAQRRIDALEQAGDYHSGTVRFLRGAVKACRSGVRRSHLISYQDDGALLQELFSRDGIGTQIVMESAEQVRRATINDIGGILELIRPLEEQGILVRRSREQLEMEIDKFTVVVRDNLTIACAALYPFPEESIGEMACVAVHPDYRSSSRGDMLLLRIAAQARQQGLQKLFVLTTHSIHWFQERGFLPAEVEMLPKKKQALYNYQRRSKILVLDL is encoded by the coding sequence ATGCAAAGAGGGCTCGCAGTGAAGGAACGTAGTACAGAACTGGTTCAGGGCTTCCGCCATTCAGTTCCCTATATCAATGCCCACCGTGGCAAAACGTTTGTCATCATGTTAGGTGGCGAAGCCATTGAACATGCCAACTTCTCTAGCATCGTAAATGATATCGGGCTGTTACACAGTCTGGGGATCAAGCTGGTGGTGGTTTATGGCGCTCGCCCCCAGATCGACGCCAACCTGACAACACATCACTACGAGCCTCACTACCATAAAAACACCCGCATCACCGACAGCGCCACGCTGGAGCTGGTTAAGCAGGCAGCGGGGATGTTGCAACTGGATATCACGGCTCGACTGTCGATGAGCCTGAACAACACGCCGCTGCAAGGCGCCCACATTAATGTCGTCAGCGGTAATTTTATTATCGCGCAGCCGCTGGGCGTGGATGACGGCGTGGACTACTGCCACAGCGGCCGCATTCGCCGCATTGATGAGGAGGCGGTTCACCGCCAATTGAATAGCGGCGCGATTGTCCTGCTCGGCCCGGTTGCGGTGTCAGTCACCGGTGAAAGTTTCAATTTAACCTCGGAAGAGGTGGCAACCCAGCTCGCGATTAAACTGAAAGCGGAGAAGATGATCGGCTTCTGCTCGTCACAGGGCGTGACCAATGAAGAAGGCAGCATCATTTCCGAGCTGTTCCCGGATGACGCACAACGGCGTATTGATGCGCTGGAACAGGCTGGTGATTACCATTCGGGGACAGTCCGCTTCCTGCGTGGCGCAGTCAAAGCCTGCCGTAGCGGCGTACGCCGCAGCCATCTGATTAGCTATCAGGACGACGGAGCGCTGTTGCAAGAGCTCTTCTCACGCGACGGTATCGGTACGCAGATCGTGATGGAAAGCGCCGAGCAGGTTCGCCGTGCGACCATCAATGATATCGGCGGTATTCTGGAACTGATTCGCCCGCTGGAAGAACAAGGTATTCTGGTGAGACGCTCGCGCGAGCAGTTAGAAATGGAGATAGACAAATTCACCGTCGTGGTACGCGATAACCTGACCATTGCCTGCGCGGCACTTTATCCGTTCCCGGAAGAAAGCATCGGCGAAATGGCCTGCGTCGCGGTTCACCCGGATTACCGCAGTTCATCGCGCGGCGACATGCTATTGCTACGTATTGCCGCTCAGGCGCGTCAGCAGGGTCTGCAAAAGCTGTTTGTGCTGACGACGCACAGCATTCACTGGTTCCAGGAACGCGGCTTTTTACCTGCCGAAGTGGAAATGCTGCCGAAGAAAAAACAGGCACTGTACAACTACCAGCGTCGCTCGAAGATTCTGGTATTGGATCTCTGA
- the mltA gene encoding murein transglycosylase A gives MKGRWGKYVLTAVVIAILAGCQSRPTDRGQQYKDGHLNQPLELVNEPNAKGKPVNARDFMTQVSEIRSASPNLYTRNNTTFQAIENWMMSGADTRELSKFGLNAWQMEGVDNFGNVQFTGYYTPVLQARHTRQGEFRHPLYAMPSKGRKNSRLPDRAGIYAGALDDRLVLAWTNSLVDNFMMEVQGSAYIDFGDGRPLTFFGYAGKNGHAYRSIGKVLIDRGEVPREEMSMQAIRKWAEQHTEHEVRELFEQNPSFVFFKPMMSAPVKGASAVPLVAKASVASDRSLIPAGTALLMEVPLLDNVGKFTGKYEMRLMIALDVGGAIKGQHFDMYQGIGPDAGHSAGFYNHYGRVWVLKSAQSSPANGSGSLLVNNPQ, from the coding sequence ATGAAGGGACGGTGGGGAAAATACGTGCTGACCGCAGTGGTCATTGCCATTCTGGCGGGGTGCCAATCCCGGCCAACCGATCGCGGGCAGCAATATAAAGATGGTCACCTCAACCAGCCTCTGGAATTGGTGAATGAGCCGAATGCCAAGGGCAAACCCGTCAACGCGCGGGATTTCATGACTCAGGTTTCTGAAATCCGCTCGGCGTCACCGAATCTCTATACGCGCAATAATACGACCTTTCAGGCGATTGAAAACTGGATGATGTCTGGGGCTGACACCCGTGAACTGAGCAAGTTTGGCCTGAACGCCTGGCAGATGGAAGGCGTCGATAACTTTGGCAACGTGCAGTTCACCGGTTACTACACGCCAGTGCTACAGGCGCGCCATACCCGTCAGGGTGAATTCCGCCATCCTTTATATGCCATGCCGTCAAAGGGCAGAAAGAACAGTCGGCTACCGGATCGTGCTGGCATTTATGCTGGTGCACTGGATGACAGGCTGGTTCTCGCCTGGACCAACTCGCTGGTCGATAACTTCATGATGGAAGTGCAGGGCAGCGCCTATATTGATTTTGGCGATGGACGTCCGCTGACGTTCTTCGGCTACGCCGGTAAAAACGGCCATGCCTACCGCAGTATTGGTAAAGTGCTGATCGATCGGGGTGAAGTTCCACGTGAAGAGATGTCTATGCAGGCCATCCGCAAGTGGGCGGAGCAGCACACCGAACATGAAGTACGTGAATTGTTTGAGCAGAATCCCTCTTTTGTGTTCTTTAAACCCATGATGTCCGCGCCTGTGAAAGGGGCAAGTGCCGTGCCGCTGGTGGCGAAAGCTTCTGTGGCATCTGACCGTTCGCTGATTCCGGCTGGTACGGCGCTGTTAATGGAAGTGCCGCTGTTGGATAACGTGGGCAAATTCACCGGCAAATATGAAATGCGCCTGATGATTGCGCTGGATGTCGGTGGGGCGATTAAAGGCCAGCACTTTGATATGTATCAGGGCATTGGGCCAGATGCAGGGCATTCGGCTGGCTTCTATAACCACTATGGACGGGTCTGGGTATTGAAGAGTGCGCAAAGCAGTCCGGCGAACGGTTCAGGATCGCTGTTAGTCAACAATCCACAGTAG
- a CDS encoding M20 aminoacylase family protein, translating to MDKNREHMMNTPTPTAIDQTAMELVIQDFLPELIAIRHHIHQHPEIGFEEFATAQLVAEKLTEWGLAVTTGIGGTGVVATLHGRYPGGDSIGLRADMDALYINEKTDLPYASVHAGKMHACGHDGHTTMLLGAARYLSQHPNFAGTVHFIFQPAEEGLGGGLAMLNDGLLTAFPCNRLFGLHNKPGIEVGKFAIRSGPMLAASDTWQVTFHGTGGHGGSGVHLSIDPTLPAAQFMLGLQTIVSRNVPAMDAAVLSIGHIQGGDIHAPNVIPDSVILKGTGRSYSPSVRDLLETRLRELAHSTAQGFGATADVHYERQYPALVNDTHVTQLAVNAAAQVVGREQVDTAMTPLLGAEDFAYMLEQRPGAFMMLGNNDKKASNVHHLHTPHYDFNDALIPLGIRYWATLVYQELGFQELA from the coding sequence ATGGATAAGAACAGAGAACACATGATGAATACACCGACACCAACCGCTATTGACCAAACAGCGATGGAATTGGTCATTCAGGATTTTTTACCTGAGCTGATTGCGATTCGTCACCATATTCATCAACACCCAGAAATTGGCTTTGAAGAGTTTGCCACCGCGCAATTAGTGGCAGAAAAGCTGACGGAGTGGGGGCTTGCCGTCACAACGGGCATCGGTGGAACGGGCGTGGTCGCCACACTACATGGTCGTTATCCCGGTGGAGACAGCATCGGCCTGCGGGCAGATATGGACGCGTTGTATATCAATGAGAAAACGGATCTGCCCTATGCATCGGTGCATGCCGGGAAAATGCATGCCTGCGGACATGATGGACACACCACCATGCTGCTGGGCGCCGCACGCTATTTGTCTCAGCACCCCAACTTTGCTGGAACGGTACATTTTATTTTCCAGCCAGCGGAAGAAGGATTAGGTGGCGGACTTGCCATGCTCAATGACGGCCTGCTGACCGCGTTCCCCTGCAACCGACTCTTTGGTCTGCATAACAAACCCGGTATCGAAGTGGGAAAATTCGCGATTCGCAGCGGGCCAATGCTGGCAGCCAGCGATACCTGGCAGGTCACGTTTCACGGCACGGGTGGACACGGCGGTTCAGGCGTCCACCTTTCTATCGACCCGACGCTACCCGCCGCACAATTTATGCTTGGCCTGCAAACCATCGTTAGCCGTAACGTCCCCGCGATGGATGCGGCGGTGCTCAGCATCGGCCATATTCAGGGCGGCGATATCCATGCTCCAAACGTGATCCCCGATAGCGTCATCCTTAAAGGAACCGGACGGAGCTACTCACCGAGCGTTCGCGATCTACTGGAAACGCGCCTGCGAGAACTGGCACACAGCACCGCACAAGGCTTTGGTGCAACGGCCGACGTGCACTATGAACGGCAATATCCCGCGCTGGTTAACGATACGCATGTCACGCAGTTAGCCGTTAATGCCGCCGCGCAGGTGGTCGGACGCGAACAGGTTGACACCGCGATGACGCCGCTGCTGGGTGCAGAAGATTTTGCCTACATGCTGGAGCAGCGCCCGGGCGCATTCATGATGCTGGGTAACAACGACAAAAAGGCGTCCAACGTGCATCACCTGCATACCCCGCACTACGACTTTAATGACGCGCTGATCCCACTAGGCATCCGCTATTGGGCAACATTGGTTTATCAAGAGTTGGGTTTTCAAGAACTGGCCTAG
- a CDS encoding ABC transporter permease, which produces MNHLSPENLTPKKAAADGVSSAATRPLKTPFRLSPEVRAFIRNPAGMAGLLLLITVFLMAAFAPLLYPGDPLDMVAQPFLWPGENPDFPLGTDSMGRDVAAGIVHGSQVSLQIGFSAVIVSLLIGTVVGALAGYFGGRVDDLLVHITELFQTFPTFLLVVVLVAIGSPSVTLISLAIGIASWPTIARLVRAEFRSLRESDFVLAARSQGFSSLRIIFQEMLPNALPSIIVTTSVMVASAILIESALSFLGFGDPNRVSWGSMIGAGRESLRTAWFLTALPGTALVLTVLSLNLVGDALNDALNPRLRGRSA; this is translated from the coding sequence ATGAACCACCTTTCTCCTGAAAATCTCACCCCGAAGAAAGCCGCAGCGGATGGCGTTAGCTCAGCGGCAACTCGCCCGTTAAAAACGCCTTTCCGCCTGTCGCCGGAGGTGCGTGCATTTATCCGCAACCCCGCGGGGATGGCTGGCCTGCTGTTGCTGATTACGGTATTTCTGATGGCCGCCTTCGCACCGTTGCTCTATCCCGGCGATCCGCTGGATATGGTCGCTCAGCCTTTCTTGTGGCCGGGCGAAAACCCTGATTTCCCCTTAGGAACCGATTCGATGGGCCGGGATGTCGCCGCCGGCATCGTCCACGGTTCACAGGTTTCCTTGCAGATCGGTTTCTCGGCAGTCATCGTCAGCCTGTTAATTGGCACCGTCGTCGGTGCACTGGCGGGCTATTTTGGCGGTCGGGTTGATGACCTGCTGGTTCATATCACCGAACTGTTCCAGACCTTCCCGACTTTTTTGCTGGTCGTGGTGCTGGTCGCCATCGGTTCGCCTTCGGTTACGCTGATTTCACTGGCTATCGGGATTGCCTCGTGGCCAACGATTGCCCGTCTGGTACGGGCCGAATTTCGCTCCCTGCGCGAAAGCGATTTTGTGTTAGCCGCACGCAGTCAGGGATTTTCCAGTCTGCGTATCATCTTTCAGGAAATGCTGCCGAACGCGCTGCCGTCGATCATCGTCACCACGTCGGTCATGGTCGCCTCGGCCATTTTGATTGAATCCGCCCTCTCCTTCTTGGGCTTTGGCGATCCGAACCGCGTGAGCTGGGGCAGCATGATCGGCGCTGGCCGGGAATCGCTGCGTACCGCCTGGTTTCTTACCGCCTTGCCCGGCACCGCACTGGTCTTAACCGTGCTGTCATTGAATCTGGTGGGCGACGCATTGAACGATGCACTGAATCCACGGTTACGGGGGAGAAGCGCATGA